In Streptomyces chartreusis NRRL 3882, the following are encoded in one genomic region:
- a CDS encoding histidine phosphatase family protein: MGDLLLVRHGETEWSRSGQHTSFTDLPLTRHGEEQAKSLVALLAARRFALVLTSPLGRAVRTAELAGLTGAVEDPDLHEWHYGAYEGVTTDEIHRSRPDWDLWTDGAPPGADGRPGESPEEVGKRADRVLSRVTAALPEGDVILVAHGHFLRVLTARRLGLPPADGRLFRLETGTVSRLSTEHGWPVIAEWNARA, translated from the coding sequence GTGGGCGATCTGCTGCTGGTCCGCCACGGCGAGACGGAGTGGAGCCGGAGCGGACAGCACACCAGCTTCACGGACCTGCCCCTCACCCGGCACGGCGAGGAACAGGCCAAGTCGCTGGTTGCGCTCCTGGCGGCCCGTCGGTTCGCGCTGGTCCTCACCAGCCCCCTCGGCCGTGCGGTGCGCACGGCCGAACTGGCGGGCCTGACGGGGGCGGTCGAGGACCCGGACCTGCACGAGTGGCACTACGGCGCCTATGAGGGCGTCACCACCGACGAGATACACCGCAGCCGCCCCGACTGGGACCTGTGGACCGACGGGGCGCCGCCCGGCGCCGACGGCCGGCCGGGCGAGTCCCCCGAGGAGGTCGGCAAGCGGGCCGACCGGGTGCTGTCCCGGGTGACGGCGGCGCTGCCCGAGGGCGATGTGATCCTGGTGGCCCACGGCCACTTCCTCCGCGTCCTGACCGCCCGCCGGCTGGGCCTGCCGCCGGCGGACGGCCGGCTGTTCCGCCTGGAGACGGGCACCGTCAGCCGGTTGTCGACCGAGCACGGGTGGCCTGTGATCGCGGAGTGGAACGCCAGGGCGTGA
- a CDS encoding TetR/AcrR family transcriptional regulator: MTSVEEPARPGERERIRDAARTQAEILDVATQEFARAGYDGARVDEIAARTRTTKRMIYYYFGGKEQLFTAVLERAYGVIREAEQELDVEHLDPVAAIRRLAEVTFDHHEQHPDFIRLVSIENIHEAQHIAASEMLGRIGSPALDVIRRILEEGRRSGLFTADVDAVDLHAMISSFCFFRVSNRHTFGALFGRDLVDPAQRAHYRTMLGDMVIAYLTAERAAD, encoded by the coding sequence ATGACCAGCGTCGAAGAACCGGCACGCCCCGGCGAGCGCGAGCGCATCCGTGACGCCGCCCGCACCCAGGCCGAGATCCTCGACGTCGCCACACAGGAGTTCGCCCGGGCCGGCTACGACGGTGCCCGGGTGGACGAGATCGCCGCCCGCACCCGCACCACGAAGCGGATGATCTACTACTACTTCGGCGGCAAGGAACAGCTGTTCACGGCCGTGCTGGAGCGGGCCTACGGCGTGATCCGCGAGGCCGAGCAGGAGCTCGACGTCGAGCATCTCGACCCGGTGGCGGCCATCCGGCGCCTGGCCGAGGTGACCTTCGACCACCACGAGCAGCACCCGGACTTCATCCGCCTGGTCAGCATCGAGAACATCCACGAGGCCCAGCACATCGCCGCCTCCGAGATGCTCGGGAGGATCGGCTCCCCCGCCCTGGACGTGATCCGCCGCATCCTGGAGGAAGGCCGCAGGTCAGGGCTGTTCACGGCGGACGTCGACGCCGTCGACCTGCACGCGATGATCTCCTCCTTCTGCTTCTTCCGGGTCTCCAACCGGCACACCTTCGGCGCGCTGTTCGGCCGTGACCTGGTCGACCCGGCGCAGCGCGCGCACTACCGCACGATGCTGGGCGACATGGTGATCGCGTATCTGACGGCGGAGCGCGCGGCGGACTGA
- a CDS encoding shikimate dehydrogenase, giving the protein MPKDSYLVGLIGSGIGPSLSPALHEREGDRQGLRLLYRLIDIDPLGVPPEAVGDLVRAARDLGFDGLNITHPCKQLVIEHLDALAPQAEALGAVNTVVFEDGRAVGHNTDVTGFAASFARGLPDAPLERVVQLGAGGAGAAVAHATLTLGAERVTVVDALPERAAALADSLNRAFGRGRADAATPDRQARLLAHADGIVHATPTGMAAHPGLPLPAELLHPGLWVAEVVYRPLETELLRTARALGCATLDGGGMAAFQAADAFRLFTGREPDAARMLADLTALAGAVGARN; this is encoded by the coding sequence GTGCCCAAGGACTCGTATCTCGTCGGACTGATCGGTTCCGGCATCGGCCCGTCGCTGAGCCCGGCGCTGCACGAGCGGGAGGGCGACCGGCAGGGCCTGCGCCTGCTGTACCGGCTCATCGACATCGACCCGCTCGGGGTGCCGCCCGAGGCGGTGGGCGATCTGGTCCGGGCCGCCCGCGACCTCGGGTTCGACGGGCTCAACATCACGCATCCCTGCAAGCAGCTCGTCATCGAGCACCTGGACGCGCTCGCCCCGCAGGCCGAGGCGCTGGGCGCGGTCAACACCGTCGTCTTCGAGGACGGCCGCGCGGTCGGCCACAACACGGACGTCACCGGCTTCGCCGCGTCCTTCGCACGCGGGCTGCCCGACGCGCCGCTGGAGCGGGTCGTGCAGCTGGGCGCCGGCGGCGCGGGCGCGGCCGTCGCGCACGCCACGCTCACCCTCGGCGCCGAGCGGGTCACGGTCGTGGACGCCCTGCCCGAACGGGCCGCCGCCCTGGCCGACTCCCTGAACCGCGCCTTCGGACGGGGCCGTGCAGACGCCGCGACCCCGGACCGGCAGGCGCGGCTGCTCGCGCACGCCGACGGCATCGTCCACGCCACGCCCACCGGCATGGCGGCCCACCCCGGCCTGCCGCTGCCCGCCGAGCTGCTCCACCCCGGGCTGTGGGTGGCCGAGGTGGTCTACCGCCCGCTGGAGACCGAACTGCTGCGCACCGCCCGCGCGCTGGGCTGCGCCACCCTCGACGGCGGCGGCATGGCCGCCTTCCAGGCCGCCGACGCGTTCCGCCTGTTCACCGGGCGGGAACCCGACGCCGCGCGGATGCTGGCGGACCTGACCGCACTGGCCGGGGCCGTAGGGGCACGCAACTAG
- a CDS encoding bifunctional sugar phosphate isomerase/epimerase/4-hydroxyphenylpyruvate dioxygenase family protein — MRTSIATVSLSGSLTEKLTAAARAGFDGVEIFENDLLASPLTPEEIRARCADLGLSIDLYQPMRDIEAVPEDEFARNLRRARHKFDLMRRLGTDTVLVCSSVSPRAVDDDALAAEQLSRLADLARDCGVRVAYEALAWGRHVSTYDHAWHIVESAGHPALGTCLDSFHILSRGSDPKGIEDIPGEKIFFLQLADAPLLAMDVLQWSRHHRCFPGQGGFDVAGLVRHVLRTGYDGPLSLEVFNDVFRQAEAGPTAVDARRSLLVLQETVGRAVPPEPVVPTGVAFAELVTPDAEPLTALLGALGFARTARHRGKPVALWEQGEARILVNTGPAVRRDGTQLAAIGLESPDPAAAARRAEALLAPVLPRRRAPEDAPLDAVAAPDGTELFFCATGRPGLPDWRADFEDTAPAPAPAGVRGIDHLALTQRWHHFDEAALFHHGVLGLHAQESVDVADPYGLLRSRAVTNADGSVRIALTVGAAPTDDTVHAQHIALATGDVVASARRFREAGGSLLPVPANYYDDLAARFEFADGELETYRDLGILYDRDAHGVFRHCYTRTVGRVFFELVQRDDGYRGYGAPNAPVRLAAQHAARALTGG; from the coding sequence GTGCGTACGTCCATCGCCACCGTCTCCCTCAGCGGGTCCCTCACCGAGAAGCTCACGGCCGCGGCCCGGGCCGGGTTCGACGGGGTGGAGATCTTCGAGAACGACCTGCTGGCCAGCCCCCTCACCCCCGAGGAGATCCGCGCCCGCTGCGCCGACCTCGGCCTCTCCATCGACCTGTACCAGCCGATGCGGGACATCGAGGCCGTCCCCGAGGACGAGTTCGCCCGGAACCTGCGGCGGGCCCGGCACAAGTTCGACCTGATGCGCAGGCTCGGCACCGACACGGTCCTCGTCTGCTCCAGCGTCTCCCCGCGGGCGGTGGACGACGACGCCCTCGCCGCCGAGCAGCTGAGCCGACTCGCCGACCTCGCCCGGGACTGCGGGGTCCGGGTGGCCTACGAGGCGCTCGCCTGGGGGCGGCACGTCAGTACCTACGACCACGCCTGGCACATCGTCGAGTCGGCCGGCCACCCCGCGCTCGGCACCTGCCTGGACAGCTTCCACATCCTCTCGCGCGGCTCGGACCCCAAGGGCATCGAGGACATCCCCGGCGAGAAGATCTTCTTCCTCCAGCTCGCCGACGCCCCGCTGCTCGCCATGGACGTCCTCCAGTGGAGCCGCCATCACCGCTGCTTCCCGGGCCAGGGCGGTTTCGACGTCGCCGGCCTGGTGCGGCACGTGCTGCGCACCGGATACGACGGCCCGCTCTCCCTGGAGGTCTTCAACGACGTCTTCCGCCAGGCCGAGGCCGGCCCGACCGCCGTCGACGCCCGGCGTTCCCTGCTGGTCCTTCAGGAGACGGTGGGCCGGGCCGTCCCGCCCGAGCCCGTCGTCCCCACCGGCGTCGCCTTCGCCGAGCTGGTCACGCCCGACGCCGAACCCCTCACCGCCCTGCTCGGCGCCCTGGGTTTCGCCCGCACGGCGCGTCATCGCGGCAAGCCCGTCGCCCTGTGGGAGCAGGGGGAGGCCCGGATCCTCGTCAACACCGGGCCGGCGGTCCGCCGGGACGGCACCCAGCTCGCCGCCATCGGGCTGGAGTCACCCGACCCGGCCGCGGCGGCCCGGCGTGCCGAGGCGCTGCTGGCTCCCGTCCTGCCGCGTCGCCGGGCACCCGAGGACGCCCCGCTCGACGCGGTCGCAGCCCCCGACGGCACGGAGCTCTTCTTCTGCGCCACCGGCCGTCCGGGCCTGCCCGACTGGCGGGCCGACTTCGAGGACACCGCCCCGGCACCCGCGCCCGCGGGTGTCCGCGGCATCGACCATCTCGCCCTCACCCAGCGCTGGCACCATTTCGACGAGGCGGCCCTCTTCCACCACGGGGTGCTCGGCCTGCACGCCCAGGAGAGCGTGGACGTCGCCGACCCCTACGGTCTGCTGCGCAGCCGTGCCGTGACCAACGCCGACGGCAGCGTCCGGATCGCCCTCACCGTCGGTGCCGCGCCCACGGACGACACCGTCCACGCCCAGCACATCGCCCTGGCCACCGGCGACGTGGTCGCCTCGGCCCGCCGCTTCCGGGAGGCCGGCGGCAGTCTGCTGCCCGTCCCGGCGAACTACTACGACGATCTCGCCGCCCGCTTCGAGTTCGCCGACGGTGAGCTGGAGACCTACCGCGACCTCGGCATCCTCTACGACCGAGACGCCCACGGCGTCTTCCGCCACTGCTACACCCGCACCGTCGGCCGCGTCTTCTTCGAACTGGTCCAGCGCGACGACGGCTACCGGGGCTACGGCGCCCCGAACGCCCCGGTACGGCTGGCGGCACAGCACGCGGCGCGGGCGCTCACCGGCGGCTGA